A section of the Hippea sp. KM1 genome encodes:
- a CDS encoding NAD(P)H-dependent flavin oxidoreductase, with protein MCEIPSLKIGDKEAKYAIVQGGMGVGISLSSLASAVAKEGGIGVISAAEIGMVDEKDFMKHPQQANERALRKEIRKARELSGGGIIGVNIMVAMSEFEHLFEVSVEEGIDIVFAGAGLPLDVPYEKLRDSDTKFGAIVSSDRALKLIFRYWDRHYKDVPDCVVVEGPKAGGHLGFKPQQIDDPDFALERLLPPIIEAVKPYEDKYDRKIPVIAAGGIYTGEDIYYFINEIGADGVQMGTRFVATHECDADIRFKEAYIKAKKEDVVIIKSPVGLPGRAIRNKFLEDVEKGKRQPFKCIWQCLKGCDYKKAPYCITQALVNAQKGRFAGGFAFAGANVYRVDKIVSTKELFDELKEGYARACRSH; from the coding sequence ATGTGTGAGATACCATCTTTGAAGATAGGCGATAAGGAGGCTAAATACGCCATAGTTCAGGGGGGAATGGGTGTAGGCATATCTTTATCTTCCCTGGCCAGTGCTGTGGCTAAAGAAGGCGGTATAGGCGTAATATCCGCCGCCGAGATCGGAATGGTGGATGAGAAGGATTTTATGAAACACCCTCAACAGGCCAATGAGAGGGCTTTGAGAAAAGAAATCAGAAAGGCCAGAGAGCTTTCAGGTGGCGGGATTATAGGCGTCAACATAATGGTGGCCATGAGTGAATTTGAGCATCTGTTTGAGGTGTCTGTGGAGGAAGGGATTGACATCGTATTTGCAGGTGCTGGCCTGCCGCTTGATGTGCCGTATGAGAAGTTAAGAGACAGTGATACGAAGTTTGGGGCCATTGTATCATCCGATAGGGCTTTGAAGTTGATCTTTAGGTATTGGGATAGGCACTATAAGGATGTCCCCGATTGTGTGGTTGTGGAAGGCCCAAAGGCTGGAGGCCATTTAGGTTTTAAACCCCAGCAGATAGACGATCCTGATTTTGCTTTGGAGAGGCTTTTGCCGCCTATAATAGAGGCCGTTAAGCCGTATGAGGATAAGTATGACAGAAAGATACCGGTGATCGCAGCGGGTGGTATATATACGGGTGAGGATATATACTATTTCATAAACGAGATAGGCGCAGACGGGGTGCAGATGGGCACCCGTTTTGTTGCAACGCATGAGTGCGATGCCGATATAAGGTTTAAAGAGGCATACATAAAGGCCAAGAAAGAGGATGTGGTTATAATAAAAAGCCCTGTGGGACTGCCGGGAAGGGCCATAAGGAACAAATTTTTAGAGGATGTTGAAAAAGGTAAAAGGCAGCCGTTTAAGTGTATCTGGCAGTGTTTGAAGGGGTGTGATTATAAAAAAGCACCATACTGCATAACCCAGGCGCTTGTGAACGCCCAGAAGGGCAGGTTTGCCGGTGGTTTTGCCTTTGCCGGTGCCAATGTTTACAGGGTGGATAAGATAGTTTCCACAAAAGAGCTGTTTGATGAGTTAAAAGAGGGATACGCAAGGGCCTGCAGAAGCCACTAA
- a CDS encoding phage holin family protein, whose translation MYFLIKWAINTIALGVAAIIVKGVVVHSVVALAVASLIIGFLNASLKPIMIILTLPLNILTMGLFTLVINTIMILITSQIVRGFDVSGFWAAFVASLFMSFISFILSMFVGEE comes from the coding sequence ATGTATTTTCTTATTAAATGGGCCATTAACACCATAGCTTTGGGGGTTGCTGCCATAATCGTGAAGGGCGTTGTCGTGCACAGCGTTGTTGCGCTTGCTGTTGCATCGTTGATAATAGGTTTTCTCAATGCATCCCTAAAGCCCATCATGATTATATTGACGTTGCCTTTGAATATACTTACCATGGGGCTTTTTACGCTTGTTATAAACACCATTATGATTTTAATCACATCGCAGATCGTTAGGGGTTTTGATGTCAGTGGTTTCTGGGCAGCTTTTGTTGCCTCGCTATTTATGAGCTTTATTAGTTTTATTTTGAGTATGTTTGTAGGAGAAGAATAG
- the lptE gene encoding LPS assembly lipoprotein LptE, whose amino-acid sequence MKRFVLLAVLLFVYGCAYSFVGQNSSMMGGIKRLYIDNVVNLTTQPNLQIYLKGDLINTMNLDSRVSVVESKDGADGILRVSILHYVIEPISYDESGLSSRYRCTIDAKVSLISKNGEELLNNREVSSYRDFNASGSVDATEKARREVSKEVIKDLADKIKDLLFVGF is encoded by the coding sequence ATGAAGAGATTTGTTTTATTGGCTGTTCTGCTTTTTGTTTATGGGTGTGCCTATAGCTTTGTTGGACAGAACTCGTCAATGATGGGTGGCATAAAAAGGCTCTATATCGATAATGTTGTTAATCTTACAACCCAGCCCAATCTCCAGATATATCTAAAGGGCGATTTGATTAATACGATGAATTTGGACTCAAGGGTATCTGTTGTAGAGAGCAAGGATGGGGCAGATGGTATATTGAGGGTTTCTATACTGCACTATGTAATTGAGCCTATATCCTATGATGAAAGTGGACTCAGCTCAAGATACAGGTGCACCATAGATGCTAAAGTTAGCCTGATCTCTAAAAACGGGGAAGAGCTTTTGAATAATAGGGAGGTGTCCAGCTATAGGGATTTTAACGCATCAGGCAGCGTTGATGCCACAGAAAAGGCCAGAAGGGAAGTCTCCAAAGAGGTTATCAAGGATCTGGCCGACAAGATTAAGGATCTATTGTTTGTGGGTTTTTGA
- the leuS gene encoding leucine--tRNA ligase encodes MEVEALKKYNPAEIETKWQRVWEEKGVFKAKDFDKKPKFYQLEMFPYPSGRIHMGHVRNYSIGDAIARYKFAQGYNVLHPMGFDAFGMPAENAAISNKTHPAKWTYSNIDYMIKELKRLGFSYDWDRLVITCDANYYKWEQKVFIEMFKRGMVYRAKSTVNYCPTCKTVLANEQVEDGKCWRCGDEVIQKEMDEWFLKITDYADQLLDDMELIKDGWPEKVLIQQKNWIGKSKGAFVRFKIKGKDEYFEVFTTRPDTLFGVTFVSIAPNHPKLMELVSDEQKEAVEAFVEEFKKVDRDFSKEKEGVFTGAYLINPATGEEVPLYAANFVLMDYGTGVVMAVPAHDQRDFEFATKYGLKKKIVITTEGLTDNPDELDRAYTEPGVLVNSAQFDGMDNEKAKWEIVKWLEDKGLARVGYQYRLRDWNVSRQRYWGAPIPVIYCPNCGIVPEKEENLPVRLPENVEITGEGGSPLARVDEFVNTKCPVCGADAKRETDTFDTFVESSWYFLRYCSPKYDKAIFDREKADYWMDVDQYVGGIEHAVMHLLYARYFTKVLRDLGYTSSTEPFKRLLTQGMVIKDGAKMSKSKGNVVDPDDIINQYGADTARLFILFAAPPEKDLEWSDEGVEGAYRFLNRVWRLVYEHRDLRVRDVEIKTDRLKELNYMIHSTIKRITHDFEHYHFNTAIAASMEFVNFLYEFKPQSEDEKALFAKAIEVLLVMLNPIVPHIAEELWQLTGHETLIAFEPWPEYDESATVKDTITIAITVNGKLRDTLTLPRGIKEDEVFEKAKQSNKVKRHIEGKTIVKRIFVKDKLLNIVVK; translated from the coding sequence ATGGAGGTTGAGGCGTTGAAGAAGTACAACCCGGCTGAGATAGAGACAAAATGGCAGAGGGTTTGGGAAGAGAAGGGGGTTTTTAAGGCTAAGGATTTTGACAAAAAACCCAAGTTCTATCAGCTTGAGATGTTCCCCTATCCTTCGGGCAGGATCCATATGGGGCATGTCAGGAATTACTCCATAGGTGATGCCATAGCCAGGTATAAATTTGCCCAGGGGTATAATGTTTTGCATCCTATGGGTTTTGATGCATTTGGAATGCCTGCTGAGAATGCAGCAATCAGCAACAAAACCCATCCTGCTAAATGGACATATTCCAACATCGATTACATGATTAAAGAACTCAAAAGGCTTGGCTTTTCATACGATTGGGACAGGCTCGTTATTACCTGTGATGCGAATTATTACAAATGGGAGCAGAAGGTCTTTATAGAGATGTTCAAAAGGGGCATGGTTTATCGTGCAAAGAGCACGGTGAATTACTGCCCGACATGTAAAACCGTTCTGGCCAACGAGCAGGTTGAGGATGGCAAGTGCTGGAGATGCGGCGATGAGGTTATTCAGAAGGAGATGGACGAATGGTTCTTAAAGATCACCGATTATGCCGATCAGCTGCTTGACGATATGGAACTCATAAAGGATGGTTGGCCAGAGAAGGTTCTGATTCAGCAGAAAAACTGGATAGGAAAATCCAAGGGCGCCTTTGTTAGGTTTAAAATAAAGGGTAAGGATGAGTATTTTGAGGTATTTACAACAAGGCCGGATACACTGTTTGGTGTTACATTTGTCAGTATAGCCCCGAACCATCCCAAGCTGATGGAGTTGGTCAGCGATGAGCAGAAGGAAGCCGTTGAGGCGTTTGTTGAGGAGTTTAAGAAGGTTGATAGGGATTTCTCCAAAGAAAAAGAGGGTGTGTTTACGGGGGCTTATCTGATAAATCCGGCCACAGGGGAGGAGGTTCCCCTATATGCTGCAAATTTCGTCTTGATGGATTACGGAACGGGCGTTGTTATGGCTGTTCCTGCCCATGATCAGAGGGATTTTGAATTTGCCACAAAGTATGGCCTCAAAAAGAAGATCGTCATAACCACCGAAGGCTTAACGGATAATCCGGATGAGCTTGATAGGGCATACACAGAGCCGGGTGTATTGGTAAATTCGGCTCAATTTGATGGCATGGATAATGAGAAGGCCAAATGGGAGATAGTAAAATGGCTTGAGGATAAGGGTCTTGCCAGGGTTGGCTATCAATACAGGCTGAGGGATTGGAATGTCTCACGCCAGAGGTATTGGGGTGCACCAATTCCCGTTATTTACTGTCCCAATTGTGGAATAGTGCCTGAAAAGGAGGAGAACCTGCCTGTAAGGTTGCCTGAGAATGTGGAGATTACGGGTGAGGGCGGCTCACCGCTTGCCAGGGTGGATGAGTTTGTTAATACCAAATGCCCTGTCTGCGGGGCCGATGCAAAAAGGGAGACCGATACATTCGATACATTCGTTGAGTCTTCATGGTATTTTCTGCGCTATTGTTCGCCCAAATACGACAAGGCCATCTTCGATAGAGAAAAAGCGGATTACTGGATGGATGTTGACCAGTATGTTGGCGGTATTGAGCATGCCGTTATGCATCTGCTCTATGCAAGGTATTTTACGAAGGTTTTGAGGGATTTGGGCTATACCAGCTCAACGGAGCCGTTTAAGAGGCTTCTAACCCAGGGCATGGTTATAAAAGACGGCGCCAAGATGAGCAAATCCAAGGGCAATGTGGTTGATCCGGATGATATTATCAACCAATACGGAGCCGATACGGCAAGGCTGTTTATCCTGTTTGCCGCACCCCCTGAGAAGGACCTTGAATGGTCTGATGAGGGTGTTGAGGGTGCCTATAGGTTTTTAAACAGGGTCTGGCGTCTGGTTTATGAGCATAGGGATTTGAGGGTTAGGGATGTTGAGATAAAGACCGATAGGCTGAAAGAGTTAAATTACATGATACACTCCACCATAAAGAGGATTACGCACGATTTTGAGCATTACCACTTCAATACGGCTATTGCCGCAAGTATGGAGTTTGTGAATTTCCTGTATGAGTTTAAGCCGCAGAGTGAGGATGAGAAGGCCCTATTTGCCAAGGCTATTGAGGTGCTCCTTGTTATGCTCAACCCCATAGTTCCGCATATTGCTGAGGAGCTGTGGCAGTTAACCGGACATGAGACATTGATAGCGTTTGAACCGTGGCCCGAATACGATGAGTCTGCCACTGTCAAGGATACCATAACCATAGCCATAACGGTCAATGGTAAGTTGAGGGATACATTGACTCTGCCCAGGGGCATCAAAGAGGATGAGGTCTTTGAGAAGGCAAAGCAGAGCAATAAGGTAAAAAGGCACATAGAGGGTAAGACTATAGTTAAGAGGATTTTTGTTAAGGATAAACTATTGAATATAGTGGTGAAATAA